The window AACTCAGCTGTATTCTGAGAAGTATTTTCAGAACCTAGAATACTTCTCAGTTCTTCATATTCAGTTTTTTGCTTTTTAAATTTTTCACCTTGAGGTAATATCATTTGTAATTCATTTGCAATTTTTTCTACCGTAAAATCCTCCTGAATTAACTCTTTAACTACCTCCTTACCCATGATAAGGTTTACCAGAGATATAAACTTTACTTTAACTACTCTCTTCGCAATTGCAAAGGAGATCTTACCTGCTTTATAAACGACTACTTGAGGCACTTTAAATAAAGCAGTTTCAAGAGTTGCGGTACCAGATGTCACAATCGCAGCTTTTGCATGACTTAATAAGTCATAGGTTTGTTCAAATAATATATCAATGTTTGCTTCATTTTCTACATTTCCATATAATTCTGAATCCAGATTATTAACACCAGCAATTACAAATTGCTCTTTAGGGAATTTTTTTGTGACCTCCTTAAGGTTAGCAAGCATATGTAAAACCTCCTGCTCTCTGCTACCTGGTAAAACTGCTATCACTTCCTTATTTCTATATTTAAACTCAGGATTGGGCTCAAAAGCTCTAATAGCATCTAAAAGAGGATTGCCTACATAATCAACATCAAAATGAAAACGTTTGTAAAATTCCTTTTCGAAAGGAAGAATTACGTACATATGGTCAACATTGCGCTTAATGTTAAAAGCTCTTTTTTGATTCCAGGCCCATATTTTTGGGGAAATATAATAATGAACCGCAATATTATTTTCTTTGGCAAATTTGGCAATTCGCATATTAAAGCCAGCATAATCAATAAGAATTAAGGCATCTGGTTTATAATCCAGCAAATCCTTTTTACAGAATTGAATCTTCTTACTGATTTTACCATAATTTTTAAGTACCTCCCAGAAACCCATATAGGCCATTTCTTTATAATGGACTACTAAATCCCCTCCAGCTTTTTGCATTTTATCTCCGCCCCAGCAACGAACGTCAGAATTAGTATCAATTGATTTGAGGGCTTGAATTAAGTTTCCTCCATGTAAATCTCCAGACCGCTCCCCTGCTATTATGTAATACTTCATAATACTAGATTTAGCCTAAATAACCTTTCTCATACGCCATTTTCACCATATGAGAAACGTTCTTAGCTTCAAATTTTTGAAGTAATAATTTTCTGTAAGAAGTAATAGTATTGGGAGAAAGGTCAAGTTTATCTGAAATTTCACCGGATGTATCTCCTTCACTGAGCAGTTGCAATATTTTTCGTTCTGTATCGGTTAATTTAACACCACCATCAGATTCTCCATATACTCTCATTTTCATGGCCATTTTTGCCATTACATCCTGAGAAAAATAGGTCTTCCCTTCCATTAATCGTTTTACAGCCGATAATATTTCTGTTTCACTAACATTTTTGAGAACGTAACCGTCCACTCCAACATCTAGTGCATTTTGAATATATCCTTCTCTATCAAACATGGAAAGGATCAATATTTTAGTTTCAGGAAATTTTTTCTTAATTTCTTCAGTAGCTTCAATACCATTTAAGACAGGCATATTTAAATCCATGATGACTACATCAACAGGATTTTTAGCAAGAAAATCTAATACTTCCTTTCCATTTGAAACCGTTCCAACTATTGACAACTCCTCTTTTGCAGATAATATTGATGACATACCACTGGCTAGTATTTCGTGATCATCCGCAATCAATATTTTTATTGGGTAAGATATCTCAGTCATAATCAATATTAAAATTAAGCAATCTTAATTAGAATTGTGCAATAATAAGGATAATTGAATGATTTCAACTATCCAATAATGAATCCTTGATTATAAGTAAAATAAGAATTGTAAAAAGTAGAATTTAAACCGCCTGTGTTCCAACTCTCGTGATGTTATCATTAACATTATCACTTTCAACTAATCCATCACGCATTCTGATAATTCTATGAGCGTATTGAGCAATATCATCCTCATGAGTTACCATCACAATTGTGTTGCCCTGATCATGTAATAATTGAAATAATTCCATGATTTCATAAGATGTTTTGGTATCTAAGTTTCCTGTTGGTTCATCTGCAAGAATAATACTAGGATTGTTTACAAGGGCTCTTGCAATAGCTACACGCTGTCTCTGACCACCCGATAACTCATTGGGTTTGTGATACGCTCTTTCAGCTAAGCCAACACTTCCTAAAACCTCTAGTGCTCTTTCTTCTCTTTCAGACTTGCTATAACCCGCATATACTAAAGG is drawn from Marivirga arenosa and contains these coding sequences:
- a CDS encoding ABC transporter ATP-binding protein, translated to MGQAVIKTQDIAKIYRMGTETVEALKSVSINIEKGEYVAFMGPSGSGKSTLMNIIGCLDTPTRGKYELAGQDVSETSENDLAEIRNKEIGFVFQTFNLLPRQSSLENVALPLVYAGYSKSEREERALEVLGSVGLAERAYHKPNELSGGQRQRVAIARALVNNPSIILADEPTGNLDTKTSYEIMELFQLLHDQGNTIVMVTHEDDIAQYAHRIIRMRDGLVESDNVNDNITRVGTQAV
- a CDS encoding response regulator transcription factor, coding for MTEISYPIKILIADDHEILASGMSSILSAKEELSIVGTVSNGKEVLDFLAKNPVDVVIMDLNMPVLNGIEATEEIKKKFPETKILILSMFDREGYIQNALDVGVDGYVLKNVSETEILSAVKRLMEGKTYFSQDVMAKMAMKMRVYGESDGGVKLTDTERKILQLLSEGDTSGEISDKLDLSPNTITSYRKLLLQKFEAKNVSHMVKMAYEKGYLG
- the lpxB gene encoding lipid-A-disaccharide synthase — its product is MKYYIIAGERSGDLHGGNLIQALKSIDTNSDVRCWGGDKMQKAGGDLVVHYKEMAYMGFWEVLKNYGKISKKIQFCKKDLLDYKPDALILIDYAGFNMRIAKFAKENNIAVHYYISPKIWAWNQKRAFNIKRNVDHMYVILPFEKEFYKRFHFDVDYVGNPLLDAIRAFEPNPEFKYRNKEVIAVLPGSREQEVLHMLANLKEVTKKFPKEQFVIAGVNNLDSELYGNVENEANIDILFEQTYDLLSHAKAAIVTSGTATLETALFKVPQVVVYKAGKISFAIAKRVVKVKFISLVNLIMGKEVVKELIQEDFTVEKIANELQMILPQGEKFKKQKTEYEELRSILGSENTSQNTAELIIKNIQQDSL